The following DNA comes from Sediminitomix flava.
AGAGAAAGATGCTATTTCACTTTTGTGTTGAGAGTAGTAAGGTAAAAATAGTGGAAATAGTATGCTCTACACCCTAGTTGGTAATAGTCCTACAGTACTTTATGTGTTGTATAGTTTCTAGCTACTTACTCAAATCTTAAATCACTTTAATCTTCTTGTAAATATTTGTGCAGAAATATAAGAAAATCACAAATTTATCTCTATTTAAAGAGGTGTAAATCTGATGGATTAAGTCAAAAAATGCAAAATATATCAGTTTTATTCTTGATTTAATACCATAACAATGTGTGAAATAGTACATAAAAAAAGTCTTCAAACCTTAAGCTTGAAGACTTTCTTAAATATCACTTTTTACAGATCTATTTTATCGAGTATTTTTTCCTGCTATCAAATTTTTTAGTTTCATCAAGTATTCAAATGCAGAAGGTGGCAACTTCTTTCGGATAGCTGTAACCTTCTTTTCATAGCTAATCAATTTCTTATAATGCTCATCTACTTCAGATCTGTCATCTCTTTCTTTCACAATAGCCCAAGTCTCTTCCTTAGCTTGAACAGCCTGAATATCAGAAAGACCACCTGACCTAAAACAAGCTATATGGATAGGAATATGATGAAACTTTACCCCATCTTTCCATCGGTTATAGATAAAATGGAAATCAGCACAACGTTTCCATCTCTTCCCTTCAAAAGGATGGTCTAAGAGTAATTGTGTTTTGGTAAAAAGCGCTTGGTGACTAAAGATCATTCCTTTCCATAAATCCTCTACGGGTAATGCTTTTTTCACTTTTGTGAGTTTATCATAAACCACTTCATGATCTCCGTAAACCAAACCAAAACCACTCATATCTTGGCTAAATATTTTTTCAACGGCATCATCTGCTGCAAACCAATCTCCAGCGTTCATAAAAAGAATCCAATCACCAGTTGCCATTTTCACTCCTTTGTTCATGGCATCATAAATCCCTTCATCTTTTTCACTGACCCAAGTATCAATTTTATCGCTGTATTTCTGAATGATATCAACGGTTCCATCATTTGAGGCTCCATCGATCACCAAATACTCAATATTCTGATAAGTCTGTGCTAAAACACTCTTTATGGTTGTTTCTATTTCTTCTCGACAATTGAACGAGATTGTGATGATTGTGACCTTTTGCATAGTAGCAAATTTGAAAAAATGTTTTTTCTTATTCGAAAATTTGATGGTAAAAAACGCAAACTACTTCTTCGCGATAAGCTTTCTGAGGATACTTGGGAAGAAGCGTTTCAGCCACAAACCAAACTGCTCTTTAAAAGCCCCTACGTAAACTTCCTCTTTTTCTGCTTCAATAGCTCTGACTATTTTTTGAGCACACTCTTGAGGAGAAATTCCTTTCTGCTCCAACTTCCCAATAGCTTTACCATCGGCATTCAAGGCATTTGCTGACAAGTTAGTTGCTACATAACCCGGTGTTATTACTTGAACCTTCAACCCTTTATATGCATATTCTGCTCGCAGAGAATCAAAAAAACCTTGGACAGCATGTTTTGATGTAGAGTAAGCCGCTCTTTCGGGTAAACCTATTTTTCCTTGCACCGAGCTAATCTCTACAATCATAGGATCGAGTTGATTGAGTAAAAAAGGCAATACGGCTTTAGTGAGAAATACATGTCCAAAGAGGTTAATCTCCATAATTTTTCGAAATGCTTGTTCAGTCATCTCTTCAAAAGATGCTCTTTGGCTTATACCACTACTCAAAATAAGTAGGTCTAATCTCCCGAAATGTTGATCTACTTTTTCTACTACCTCAGGAAAAGTTGGGGTATCTTCCATATCAAACGGTAGAACTAAACTTTCTGCATCTACACTTTTAGCAATACGTTCTAGTTTTTCAGCATTTCTTCCCGAAAGAATAAACTTGCATTCATAAGTCGCTAAAGCAAATACCAAAGCCTCTCCTATTCCTGAAGAGGCTCCTGTTATCCAAACTACCTTTCCTTTTAGTTCCATATTTTAATTGACTATGCCAATATCTGATCAATCGCTTCAGCCAATTTGCGATCTTTTTCAGTTACTACATTTCCTGCATCATGAGTCGTAAGAGCAATCTCAACCTTATTCCATACATTCGACCAATTCGGGTGATGTTCATGTTGCTCGGCCAAAAATGCTACACGTGTCATGAAAGCAAATGCTTCTTGAAAATCTTTAAAAGTGAAAACTTTTTGAAGTTGATTATTTTCTTCTT
Coding sequences within:
- a CDS encoding 4a-hydroxytetrahydrobiopterin dehydratase encodes the protein MWKEENNQLQKVFTFKDFQEAFAFMTRVAFLAEQHEHHPNWSNVWNKVEIALTTHDAGNVVTEKDRKLAEAIDQILA
- a CDS encoding SDR family oxidoreductase — protein: MELKGKVVWITGASSGIGEALVFALATYECKFILSGRNAEKLERIAKSVDAESLVLPFDMEDTPTFPEVVEKVDQHFGRLDLLILSSGISQRASFEEMTEQAFRKIMEINLFGHVFLTKAVLPFLLNQLDPMIVEISSVQGKIGLPERAAYSTSKHAVQGFFDSLRAEYAYKGLKVQVITPGYVATNLSANALNADGKAIGKLEQKGISPQECAQKIVRAIEAEKEEVYVGAFKEQFGLWLKRFFPSILRKLIAKK
- a CDS encoding glycosyltransferase family 2 protein translates to MQKVTIITISFNCREEIETTIKSVLAQTYQNIEYLVIDGASNDGTVDIIQKYSDKIDTWVSEKDEGIYDAMNKGVKMATGDWILFMNAGDWFAADDAVEKIFSQDMSGFGLVYGDHEVVYDKLTKVKKALPVEDLWKGMIFSHQALFTKTQLLLDHPFEGKRWKRCADFHFIYNRWKDGVKFHHIPIHIACFRSGGLSDIQAVQAKEETWAIVKERDDRSEVDEHYKKLISYEKKVTAIRKKLPPSAFEYLMKLKNLIAGKNTR